The following coding sequences are from one Gossypium hirsutum isolate 1008001.06 chromosome A12, Gossypium_hirsutum_v2.1, whole genome shotgun sequence window:
- the LOC121211486 gene encoding uncharacterized protein gives MAMEDNKGNKRARVEFEEFESGGNLESVHNSKLARVDSENTGSNSPEVTYAEPDPDDEGIQSPDVKRIQEDLLDILDDSDPVIGLDPEIQGLDLVIKSFEEEISVPAQDPPDFEEKLATVDVEEGGGTGLVGLADMMGYEFPIPSYESFEFGVGGDSVINSDNNNSHSKSGDFVAFGGLFDTSADISELTWWPESLSAL, from the exons ATGGCGATGGAGGATAATAAAGGAAACAAGAGAGCTCGAGTAGAGTTTGAGGAGTTTGAATCGGGGGGTAATTTGGAGTCGGTCCATAATTCAAAGCTCGCTCGAGTTGACTCGGAGAATACGGGCTCGAACTCTCCTGAAGTTACTTATGCGGAACCTGATCCTGACGACGAGGGAATTCAGTCGCCGGATGTGAAGCGTATCCAGGAGGATTTGCTTGATATCTTGGACGATTCGGATCCGGTTATTGGACTTGATCCGGAGATTCAGGGTCTCGACTTGGTTATCAAAAGCTTCGAAGAAGAGATCTCGGTCCCCGCTCAGGATCCG CCGGATTTTGAGGAGAAACTTGCGACCGTTGATGTGGAGGAAGGTGGAGGGACAGGATTAGTTGGATTAGCGGATATGATGGGGTATGAATTTCCGATTCCGAGTTACGAATCGTTCGAGTTTGGAGTCGGCGGTGACTCGGTTATCAATAGCGATAATAATAATAGCCATAGTAAAAGCGGTGATTTTGTGGCGTTTGGAGGTTTATTTGATACATCGGCGGATATTTCGGAGTTGACGTGGTGGCCTGAATCGCTCTCTGCTTTgtag